ATACTATACTATTGCATAcccaaacaaaataaatatgccCAAGATGTTATTGTCCATTCTGACTTTTTTCTATTGGTTTATTGCTGTTAAGGGGAGACTTTTTCTTTCGTTAAGTGTACGTCTTAATCAAGAGCAGAGCATTTTAATATAACAATAGTAGAGTAATAATTTTTTGACTTGATCACAATGTAATGTTATTAAAGTAGAAACAGTTGCCTTGTTGCgtcatttatttaattaaactagGATGGATTAGCTCTTTCTATGATTAATCAATAAAtcactaaattaaaataatgtacaTTGATTATATAATGATTTAGAATATTACCGTAATTGGAAATCGAGCGTTTGCATTTCCCGTGTATTCACACTACCGACGCCATGAAGGAAGAGCCGATCAATTCCGCCGTCGCCGACGTCCAGCAGCAGCTCCACTCTCTCTTAGACTCCGTCTCCCGCGTTCAAATCCTCAAGGGCAAATGGTCGCTCATAGCCACGAAGCTCACTACATTAAACAACCGCCTTTCCAATCTATCCACCTCCGCCAATAACCCCCTCTCCTCCGACCTCCTCCGCTCCGTCTTCTCCACGTGCTCATCCGCCGCCTCCCTCTCCGCGCTCTGCCACTCCCCTACTCCACCCGCGGGAAAGCTCAAAACGCAGAACGACATCGACTCCTTGTCGGCGAAGCTCGACGCGCACACCAGCGATCTCGAGGTCATCGTCCGAAGCGGCGTGCTCGCGGAGAACGCCGACGCGGTTATCAGCAGGAGAGAATCCGCCCGGGGAGAAATCCGGTACTTGATTACTCGGCTGCAGATCGGTTCGACCGAATCGAAGAGCTCCGCCCTAGAATCTCTCAACGGTTTATTGCAGGAGGACGGGAAGAATTTACTGATTGCGGTGGCGCAGGGGATAGTTCCGGTGCTGGTGCACCTTCTCGACTGCAGCAATTCACCCGAATTGAAGGAGAAATCGGTCCGCGCGATCGCAAAAATCTCGACAGAGGATTCGAGCAAGCACGTTTTGATGGCGGAGGGTTTAGTATTGCTGAACAATTTGATGCGTGTGCTCGAATCCGGAAGCGTATTCGCCAAGGAGAAGTCGTGCATCGCACTTAGGGTTTTGAGCAATTCGAAGGAAAACGCGAGGGCGATTGGATCGAGAGGAGGAATCTCGTCACTGCTGGACATTTGCCGAGAAGGCTCCCCCAATTCGCAGGCGCTGGCGGCTGGGGTTTTGCGGAATCTCGCCGTTTTCGAAGATGTGAGGGAGAATTTCATCGAGGAAAACACAGTATTGATACTGCTAGCATTGTGCGATTCAGGTACAGCGTTGGCGCAGGAGAATGCGATTGGATGCTTGTGCAATTTGGTGGCTGAAGACGATGGTTTGAAGCTGCTAGTTGCAAGGGAAGGTGGAATTCAAACGCTCAATGATATCTGGAGCTCTTCTCCAACTGCTCAAACTCTGGAGGTGGTAGTGGAGATGGTGAGAGCAATGGCTTCCTGCCCAAACATCGCTGAATTCCTCGTTGCAAACGGCTTCCTAAGCCGTGTAGTTAGTGTACTAAGCTGTGGCATTTTAGGCGTTAGGATCGCAGCTGCCAAAGCTCTGTCTCATTTGGCTTACAACACCAAAATACGGAAGGAATTGGGGGAAATGGGGTGCATTCCTCACCTTGTGAGCATGTTGGATGGTAAAGCGGTCGAGGAGAAGGAAGCCGCAGCTGAATTGCTGTCGAATCTCATGAATTATCCCAGAAATAGGAGGATTTTCAGCAAGGAAGACAAGGGGATTGTGTGTGCAGTTCAGCTATTGAATCCTTCACTAGACACCTTGGATAATAAGAAGCATGCCATGTCGATATTAGGATCGCTGCTGCAGAGCAAGAAATGCCAGAAACAGATAGTTGCAGCTGGCCCCTCTGCTCACTTGCAGAAGCTCGTGGGGGCTGAGGTTGAGGGTGCTAAGAAGCTCCTCGACAGCCTTGGACGGGGGAAGCTGTGGGGCCTCTTTGCCCGCTCTTGACAACGCCACCACCCACACGAGGTGATTGTGTGTCAGTCTCTGTGTAACATAATTTATCTGTTGTTTTTGCTCTCTGATTTTTTTGGTTGTTTTGTTACACGTTGTGTATAAACTGTGGTTAAAGTTTGTGGTAGGAAAGTAAGTAAATGTGGTTAGCAGTTAGCTGATGAAAGTTTGTGGTGTATAACTGACATGATTAGTTATTTGTGTTCATCACAATGAAATGCAATAAACTAAATTGACATGAAGCAATAGTGTTCTGCAATCCCTTTGCCATTCGGGTTCGTTTGCTTCGCCTTTGTTTTACTCGGGAACTTGCTCTTGTAAGCAGTAGTTGCATCTGTGCATTTCTTGAGTTGGGAGGTGGGTTTTCTTTCTCATTCCCAGTCTGGAAATTCCATCATGTGTTGTTATTCTGTGATGGAAATAATTGGGATGTTTGTTGAAGCATTAGTTTATGAATggattttataaaatgaattgGTTATGTGATGTCAGTTTCAGTATGGGGTGGTGTTGGCTGTGACAATGTTAATAGAGATTAGTTGTGTGATGTGGACCAGGGCAGGCTGTGGATTTTATATGTTGCTATATGTTGCATTGCAATAATTCTATGATGATTGCTCATCTACTGAGATTTTATTATAGGAGATATGGTGGTATTTtattacttcaaataatatatGGTAATT
This genomic interval from Salvia splendens isolate huo1 chromosome 13, SspV2, whole genome shotgun sequence contains the following:
- the LOC121762508 gene encoding uncharacterized protein LOC121762508, whose amino-acid sequence is MKEEPINSAVADVQQQLHSLLDSVSRVQILKGKWSLIATKLTTLNNRLSNLSTSANNPLSSDLLRSVFSTCSSAASLSALCHSPTPPAGKLKTQNDIDSLSAKLDAHTSDLEVIVRSGVLAENADAVISRRESARGEIRYLITRLQIGSTESKSSALESLNGLLQEDGKNLLIAVAQGIVPVLVHLLDCSNSPELKEKSVRAIAKISTEDSSKHVLMAEGLVLLNNLMRVLESGSVFAKEKSCIALRVLSNSKENARAIGSRGGISSLLDICREGSPNSQALAAGVLRNLAVFEDVRENFIEENTVLILLALCDSGTALAQENAIGCLCNLVAEDDGLKLLVAREGGIQTLNDIWSSSPTAQTLEVVVEMVRAMASCPNIAEFLVANGFLSRVVSVLSCGILGVRIAAAKALSHLAYNTKIRKELGEMGCIPHLVSMLDGKAVEEKEAAAELLSNLMNYPRNRRIFSKEDKGIVCAVQLLNPSLDTLDNKKHAMSILGSLLQSKKCQKQIVAAGPSAHLQKLVGAEVEGAKKLLDSLGRGKLWGLFARS